Proteins encoded by one window of Cylindrospermum stagnale PCC 7417:
- a CDS encoding TIGR03985 family CRISPR-associated protein, which translates to MLDDSFTFADWRDAFFDQNHPRGEAIPDLHDSNCLCAKTTAAWLFDAKTGLNESEWKRSLLTHVNISQKLDALLQQRLFGVTRRSLQADLEILEKLGWLEYRQHKYHRVKKLPSRPISANPALTSTNLNSYELNFLNQEDLASIAQNHSQEICGVRRFFFKLDYVSPRTTIDQVEDWQHELREIWGQTPVPPIKLTYNSARLGNVVESLVYPVCIYYVQRAVYLCAFGQSPDRKTDWYNYRLDRIQQITPIKWTNTAIPQILQQRYNQATLPNPEEIEGQLSKAWGFDFYLQSQLMLLRFDRQYHDRYIQHTFRHETFAAISYQQAQRLIRQHTPQLSQQQALLKVLAARSHEDAYYRVNYRHGDNNVMMRLRAWRPKAEVLSPWDLRQSITADVAAEFQLYQDSEKL; encoded by the coding sequence TCCCTGACTTGCATGATTCCAATTGCCTTTGTGCCAAAACTACCGCTGCATGGTTGTTTGATGCCAAAACGGGATTGAATGAGTCAGAATGGAAGCGATCGCTTCTTACTCATGTTAATATCTCCCAAAAATTAGACGCACTACTACAGCAGCGGTTGTTTGGCGTAACTCGTCGTTCTTTGCAAGCAGATTTAGAAATTCTGGAAAAACTAGGTTGGCTGGAATATCGACAGCACAAATATCACCGCGTCAAAAAGTTACCATCTCGTCCCATCTCTGCAAATCCAGCATTAACCTCTACCAATCTCAATAGTTATGAACTGAATTTTCTCAATCAAGAAGACTTAGCAAGCATTGCCCAAAATCATTCCCAGGAAATCTGCGGTGTCCGGCGGTTCTTTTTCAAACTTGATTATGTCAGCCCCCGCACCACTATAGATCAAGTAGAGGACTGGCAACACGAATTGAGAGAAATTTGGGGACAAACTCCAGTCCCACCCATCAAACTAACTTACAACAGCGCCAGGTTAGGAAATGTTGTCGAATCTTTAGTTTACCCAGTCTGCATCTACTATGTACAACGTGCAGTTTACCTGTGTGCTTTTGGGCAAAGTCCTGATAGAAAAACTGATTGGTATAATTATCGTCTTGACAGAATTCAACAAATTACCCCCATCAAGTGGACAAATACTGCCATTCCCCAAATTCTACAACAGCGCTACAATCAGGCAACTTTACCGAATCCAGAAGAAATTGAAGGGCAATTATCTAAAGCTTGGGGTTTTGATTTTTACTTACAGTCTCAACTGATGCTTTTGAGATTTGACCGTCAGTATCATGACCGCTATATTCAGCATACCTTTCGCCATGAAACTTTTGCAGCAATTTCCTATCAGCAAGCACAACGTCTGATTCGACAGCACACACCGCAACTGTCACAACAGCAGGCATTATTGAAAGTTCTTGCAGCCCGTTCTCACGAAGATGCCTACTACCGGGTGAACTATCGACATGGGGATAATAATGTAATGATGCGTTTACGGGCATGGCGTCCAAAGGCTGAAGTGCTTAGTCCTTGGGATTTGCGGCAAAGTATTACAGCTGATGTCGCTGCCGAATTTCAGCTTTATCAAGATTCAGAAAAACTATGA